Proteins co-encoded in one Candida albicans SC5314 chromosome 3, complete sequence genomic window:
- a CDS encoding cationic amino acid transporter (Possible G-protein coupled receptor; vacuolar membrane transporter for cationic amino acids; PQ-loop motif; rat catheter and Spider biofilm induced), producing the protein MIAPPPAPIVLDSQSVSGITGSISIACWIIVFAPQIYENFKRKSSEGLSLTFIVLWLAGDVFNVLGAVLQGVLPTMIILAVYYTLADIVLLWQCLAYGDGKNPDLIHLSPANPLNEDVLETAMSNEERHNRRRNQGNTTEDLESSTTSVDSSISKSSSSQFQSFLINTLMVTLVIASGVIGWYISYIKESKHHSKHPGKHNPEELIFDPLAQIFGWLCAFFYLGSRIPQIVLNYERKSCDGISFMFFLFACLGNLTYVISILSIDMSWNYLWVNSSWLAGSLGTLGLDFTIFIQFFLYNENKDDEFSEYESSSETESESLLTSSDRSYGTA; encoded by the coding sequence TAGTTTTTGCACCCCAAATAtatgaaaattttaaaagaaaatcactGGAAGGTTTATCATTAACATTTATTGTATTATGGTTAGCTGGTGATGTATTTAATGTACTTGGGGCAGTATTACAAGGGGTTTTACCAACAATGATTATATTGGCAGTATATTATACCTTGGCTGATATTGTGTTATTATGGCAATGTTTAGCTTATGGTGATGGGAAAAACCCTgatttaattcatttatcTCCAGCTAATCCATTAAATGAAGATGTATTGGAAACTGCCATGTCAAATGAAGAACGTCATAATCGTCGCAGAAATCAAGGTAATACCACTGAAGACTTGGAAagttcaacaacaagtgTTGATAGTTCAATAAgtaaatcatcatcatcacaatttcaaagtttTCTTATAAATACATTAATGGTTACTTTAGTCATAGCATCAGGAGTTATTGGATGGTATATATCATACATTAAAGAATCCAAACATCATTCAAAACATCCTGGCAAACATAATCCGGAAGAATTGATATTTGATCCATTAGCACAAATATTTGGTTGGTTATGtgcatttttttatttaggTTCAAGAATTCctcaaattgttttaaattatGAAAGAAAATCTTGTGATGGGATTTCatttatgttttttttatttgcaTGTTTAGGTAATTTGACTTATGTGATTTctattttatcaattgatatgaGTTGGAATTATTTATGGGTTAATTCATCATGGTTAGCGGGATCTTTAGGTACTTTGGGTTTAGATTTCActatttttattcaatttttcctttataatgaaaataaagatGATGAGTTTAGTGAATATGAGTCTTCAAGTGAAACAGAACTGGAATCATTATTGACTAGTAGTGATAGATCTTATGGTACTGCTTAA